Proteins encoded together in one Lathyrus oleraceus cultivar Zhongwan6 chromosome 5, CAAS_Psat_ZW6_1.0, whole genome shotgun sequence window:
- the LOC127085938 gene encoding transcription elongation factor SPT6-like isoform X7: MARVRKKSTPEEDEQEKILRKGKRKLASTVDDDDEEDMDEFEVDGFLVGSDEDKEDSGEEDNPKQTQKKKKRKRSSKNIVLDDDDLELIRENKKKMNDGKLKRLKKTGKVTEPMEQSSDDEGSLNDLFEDVTDDSEDDMSDFIVDEEPAIYGKGDSLRPKKFKGMKHSSSLSKEAKHRSGKSGNDPKNMDVAGEGNSVADSDLPERIQMIEDIVGSIPVDRMSIEEESSWILRQLESNINPFFSEAKSCGLGDSVNREDIVRFLELYHIKKYDIPFIAMYRKEQCPSLLRDGKQDDSESTLLNDGEGKPKLNWHKILWIIKELDIKWLHLQKRKSMLQRYYNKHFEDECQMSFLAEESSFHKQIFDSITNMLEKAETEKEIDDVDMKFNLYFPPADEFLSSGYKRPLMKTYYSDCRKAGLSSLARKIGNPEKFSSLVTLNRVGVASEEDPEESPEEMAAIYTCETFRTSEAVLKGARHMASLMLSCEIPFRKHVRSIFMDKALVSTSPTLKGNIAIDSFHEFAGFKWLKDKPLLKFEDSQWLLIQKGEEEELLKVEIKLPDDAVKELLAIFNDAYLKDSEGTSTQLWNEQRKSIVQDTISSILLPSMEKEARALLNAKAKICSLMKYGMQFWNRISVAPYLNNDNAAAQERGVVACCWGNGKPGTTFVMLDSKGELVDIMHAGSLTLRSQNVNDQQRRKSDQKCVLKFLTIHRPKVIVLGAANATCIRLKEDINEIISMMSEDNFQDVSQEMNGLPAVVLGDEGLPHLYEESEISMSQFPRQYGIVKRAVALGRYLLNPLAMVATLCGVNKEVLSWKLNPLERFLSSDEKMEMIEWIMIDITNQVGIDINMGIRHDWLLAPLLFVSGLGPTKAGVLHRELLGGTDVRNRKDLAKFGLNTKRVFCNAVGFLQVSGDDPNFIDTAGNILDRTRIHPESYSLAEELAKAVVTIHYADANDTQVNAIECIQNEPKLLESFDLNEYADRMETEKGEYKRVTLFDMKMELVHGFNDPRSPYQEPTQEDEFYMVTGETGVALIEGERVQATVRRVLARQAFCVLESGISGVLFKEDFSDDIGDIPLTEKLREGVVLKCKIKLIDKSRCQVNLTCKVSELKSVGDQSFRDMDPYYCQGNFDLLSKQESTDKKDVNKNFLSRKISHPHFQNITADQAKEFLAEKIVGEFIFHPSSRGLCYLTLSLKFFDALYVHKDILEGEKSDDMNSLVELGRTLKVGDEIFESIDKVIELYVNPLVVHLKDLINFRKFKKGTKAEVDELLKHEKEEYPNRIPYGIGISFEHPGVFILSYIRSTNPHHEYIALHPKGFKFRKQIFNNVEQLMAYFQNHINDNVARANDQSKDYNDSGGGRGRGRGRGGGGGSCYKCGESGHMARECTQEGGGGGGGGRGGGGGTCYKCGESGHMARECTQEGGGGGGRGGGGTCYKCGESGHMARECTQEGGGGGGRGGGGTCYKCGESGHMARECTQEGGGGGGRGGGGGGACYKCGESGHMARECTQEGGGGGGRGGGSCYKCGESGHMARECTQEGGGGGGWSSSGGRRGGRGRGRGRGSSYSSFSHDDSVDVNDGGGFGTSNGGSGWGGTGGGSGWGGSGGKSWGGNSTNEESNPEKGGWGVTAADNGGSGNDNSGWSSAHGKNATSSGGESGWGATGGKSWGGNSSNKESNTTEGGWGVTTGSGNETGGTSWGGNSTNKESNATKGGWGVTTGSGNEIGGKSWGGNSTNKESNTAVGSWGVMAGSGNETGGKSWGGNSTNNESNTTGGGWGVTAGSGNETGGKSWGGNSTNKESNTTEGGWGVTTGSGNETGGKSWGENSTNKESNAAVGGWGVTAGSGNETGGKSWGGNSTNNESNTTGGGWGVTTGSGNETGGKSWGGNSTNKESNTTGGWGVTTGSGNQDSGWSSGHWKNAAPSGGESGWGGTNGGSGWGGTGGSGGKSWGGSSTYEENNTAEGGGSGYGGGGGRGSGRGGGACFKCGESGHMARDCTQEGGGGRGGGGRGGGRGGGACFKCGESGHMARDCTQEGGGGGRGGGRGGGACFKCGESGHMSRECTQNGGGGGGGWGGGGRGGGRGGGVCFKCGESGHMARECTQEGGGGGGRGSGGGGACFKCGESGHMARECTQEGGSGGGGGGRYGGGGGGNCFKCGESGHFARECPSSTS, encoded by the exons ATGGCGAGAGTAAGAAAAAAATCTACTCCCGAAGAAGATGAACAAG AGAAAATCCTAAGGAAAGGGAAACGGAAATTAGCTTCTACTGTTGACGACGATGACG AAGAAGACATGGATGAGTTTGAGGTGGATGGGTTTTTAGTTGGTAGTGATGAAGACAAGGAAGATAGCGGTGAAGAAGATAATCCTAAGCAAACacaaaagaagaaaaagagaaa GAGATCGTCAAAAAACATTGTTCTTGATGACGATGATCTTGAATTGATCCGTGAGAACAAGAAAAAAATG AATGATGGGAAGCTGAAGAGGCTTAAAAAGACTGGCAAAGTTACCGAGCCGATGGAACAATCTTCTGATGATGAAG GATCTCTTAATGATCTTTTCGAAGATGTGACTGATGATTCTGAAGATGATATGTCAGATTTTATAGTGGACGAAGAGCCTGCTATCTATGGGAAGGGAGATTCTCTCAG ACCAAAAAAGTTTAAAGGCATGAAACATTCATCTTCGCTTTCAAAAGAAGCCAAACATAGATCTGGCAAGTCAGGCAATGATCCTAAAAATATGGACGTAGCTGGAGAGGGTAACTCTGTTGCTGATTCAGACTTACCTGAGAGGATACAG ATGATTGAGGACATTGTAGGATCTATTCCAGTTGACAGAATGAGTATTGAAGAAGAAAGTTCTTGGATACTACGCCAACTTGAATCCAACATAAATCCTTTCTTCAGTGAGGCCAAATCCTGTGGACTAGGTGATTCAGTAAATAGAGAGGATATTGTTAGGTTCTTGGAATTGTATCATATAAAGAAATATGAT ATTCCGTTTATTGCCATGTACCGTAAAGAACAATGCCCCAGTCTTCTGAGAGATGGTAAACAGGATGACTCAGAAAGCACATTATTGAATGATGGTGAGGGAAAACCTAAACTGAACTGGCACAAG ATACTCTGGATAATCAAGGAATTGGACATAAAATGGTTACATCTTCAGAAACGAAAGAGCATGCTCCAAAGATACTATAACAAACATTTTGAGGATGAATGCCAAATGTCTTTCCTTGCCGAGGAATCCAGTTTCCACAAGCAGATTTTTGACTCGATCACCAATATGCTCGAGAAGGCTGAAACAGAGAAAGAGATTGATGATGTTGATATGAAGTTTAATTTGTATTTTCCACCAGCTGATGAGTTCTTAAGTAGTGGTTATAAAAGGCCTCTGATGAAGACATACTATTCCGATTGCAGAAAGGCAGGATTATCTTCACTTGCTAGGAAAATTGGAAATCCTGAGAAATTTAGTTCTCTAGTTACTCTTAACAGAGTG GGAGTTGCCAGTGAAGAAGATCCAGAGGAATCTCCAGAGGAGATGGCTGCAATATATACATGTGAAACTTTTCGAACTTCCGAAGCCGTACTTAAAGGCGCCAGGCACATG gCTTCCTTGATGTTAAGCTGTGAGATACCTTTCAGGAAACATGTCCGCAGCATATTTATGGATAAGGCTTTAGTATCAACTAGCCCTACATTGAAAGGAAATATAGCAATAGATTCCTTTCATGAATTTGCTGGGTTTAAGTGGCTGAAGGACAAACCTCTCTTGAAGTTTGAGGATTCTCAGTGGCTTCTCATTCAGAAGGGTGAAGAAGAGGAACTTCTTAAAGTTGAAATAAAGTTGCCTGATGATGCTGTAAAGGAGTTGTTGGCGATCTTCAACGATGCTTATCTCAAAGACTCTGAAGGAACATCTACTCAACTTTGGAATGAGCAGCGTAAATCAATCGTGCAGGATACTATTTCAAGCATTCTTTTGCCATCTATGGAGAAGGAAGCACGTGCGTTGTTAAATGCTAAGGCCAAAATCTGCTCATTAATGAAGTATGGGATGCAGTTTTGGAACAGAATCTCTGTGGCACCGTATCTAAACAATGACAATGCTGCTGCACAAGAGCGGGGAGTAGTGGCTTGTTGCTGGGGAAATGGTAAGCCAGGTACCACATTTGTCATGTTGGATTCTAAAGGCGAGTTGGTTGATATAATGCATGCCGGGTCACTGACACTGCGATCTCAGAATGTCAATGATCAGCAGCGCAGAAAAAGTGACCAGAAGTGTGTCCTCAAGTTCCTAACAATTCATCGACCAAAGGTTATTGTACTAGGAGCTGCCAATGCGACCTGTATAAGGTTGAAGGAGGACATCAATGAG ATTATTTCCATGATGTCTGAGGACAATTTTCAAGACGTCAGTCAAGAGATGAATGGACTACCAGCAGTTGTATTGGGGGACGAAGGCTTGCCACATCTCTATGAAGAGTCAGAGATATCAATGAGCCAGTTCCCCAGACAATATG GCATTGTAAAGAGAGCTGTGGCCCTTGGACGTTACCTTCTAAATCCACTGGCAATGGTTGCAACTCTCTGTGGAGTCAATAAAGAGGTATTGTCTTGGAAATTAAACCCTCTGGAGAGATTCCTATCAAGTGATGAGAAAATGGAGATGATAGAATGGATCATGATAGATATTACTAACCAAGTAGGTATAGACATAAATATGGGAATTAGACATGACTGGCTGTTGGCACCGTTGCTGTTTGTTTCTGGTCTTGGACCCACGAAAGCTGGTGTTTTGCACCGAGAACTACTTGGAGGTACAGATGTGAGAAATCGGAAGGACTTGGCTAAATTTGGACTGAACACAAAAAGGGTTTTCTGCAATGCTGTTGGTTTTTTACAGGTTTCTGGTGATGACCCAAATTTTATTGATACTGCTGGCAATATCCTTGACCGTACGAGAATTCATCCAGAGTCATATAGTCTTGCTGAGGAATTAGCTAAAGCTGTTGTTACTATACATTATGCTGATGCCAATGATACCCAAGTGAATGCAATTGAATGTATTCAAAATGAACCAAAACTGCTAGAGAGTTTTGATCTAAATGAATATGCTGATAGAATGGAAACTGAAAAAGGTGAATACAAAAGAGTTACTCTTTTTGACATGAAGATGGAACTAGTCCATGGATTTAATGATCCCAGAAGTCCTTATCAGGAACCGACTCAAGAGGATGAGTTCTACATGGTAACTGGAGAAACAGGGGTTGCACTGATTGAAGGAGAAAGAGTTCAGGCAACAGTTCGCCGTGTGCTGGCTCGTCAGGCATTCTGTGTGCTTGAATCTGGAATATCTGGAGTACTGTTTAAGGAGGACTTTTCAGATGATATTGGGGATATACCATTGACTGAAAAATTGCGTGAAGGCGTTGTGCTGAAATGCAAGATCAAACTAATTGATAAGAGTAGATGCCAGGTTAATCTGACATGTAAAGTGAGTGAATTGAAGAGTGTTGGTGATCAAAGTTTCCGCGACATGGATCCCTATTATTGTCAAGGAAACTTCGACTTGCTAAGTAAACAAGAGTCAACAGACAAAAAGGATGTAAATAAAAATTTCTTGTCGAGAAAAATTTCTCATCCCCATTTTCAGAATATAACTGCAGATCAGGCAAAGGAG TTCCTTGCAGAGAAGATCGTTGGGGAATTTATCTTCCACCCAAGTTCAAGGGGTCTATGTTATTTGACCCTATCTCTTAAATTTTTTGACGCACTTTATGTGCACAAAGACATTTTGGAAGGTGAGAAGAGTGATGATATGAATAGCTTGGTTGAACTTGGAAGGACATTAAAAGTAGGAGATGAAATATTTGAGAGCATAGATAAG GTTATTGAACTCTATGTCAACCCATTGGTAGTTCATCTGAAAGATTTGATTAATTTCCGAAAATTTAAAAAGGGCACCAAAGCGGAAGTTGACGAACTATTGAAACACGAGAAGGAGGAATATCCAAACAGGATACCATATGGCATTGGCATTTCGTTTGAGCATCCTGGGGTTTTTATATTGTCTTACATTAGAAGTACAAATCCACATCATGAGTATATTGCTCTCCATCCAAAAGGATTCAAATTCAGGAAGCAAATATTCAACAATGTTGAGCAGCTGATGGCATATTTCCAAAATCATATCAATGATAATGTTGCACGAGCAAATGACCAATCAAAAG ATTACAATGACAGTGGGGGTGGCCGCGGCCGCGGTCGTGGTCGTGGCGGGGGTGGTGGTTCATGCTACAAATGTGGTGAGTCGGGTCACATGGCTAGGGAGTGCACTCAGGAGGGTGGTGGAGGTGGAGGTGGAGGGAGGGGCGGTGGTGGTGGAACATGCTACAAATGTGGTGAGTCAGGTCACATGGCTAGGGAATGCACGCAAGAGGGTGGTGGAGGTGGAGGGAGGGGTGGCGGTGGAACATGCTACAAATGTGGTGAGTCAGGTCACATGGCTAGGGAATGCACTCAAGAGGGTGGCGGAGGTGGAGGAAGGGGTGGTGGTGGAACATGCTACAAATGTGGTGAGTCGGGTCATATGGCTAGGGAATGCACTCAGGAGGGTGGCGGAGGTGGAGGGAGAGGCGGCGGTGGTGGCGGAGCATGTTACAAATGTGGTGAGTCAGGTCACATGGCTAGGGAATGCACTCAAGAGGGCGGTGGAGGTGGAGGGAGGGGAGGTGGTTCATGCTACAAATGTGGTGAGTCAGGTCACATGGCTAGGGAATGCACTCAAGAGGGTGGTGGAGGTGGAGGGTGGAGCAGCAGTGGTGGGCGAAGAGGTGGAAGAGGCCGTGGCCGTGGACGTGGTTCTAGCTATAGCTCTTTCTCTCATGATGATAGCGTTGATGTCAACGATGGTGGTGGGTTTGGTACTTCAAATGGTGGGAGTGGATGGGGAGGAACTGGTGGTGGGAGTGGATGGGGAGGGAGTGGTGGTAAAAGTTGGGGTGGAAATAGTACTAATGAAGAAAGCAATCCCGAAAAAGGTGGTTGGGGGGTCACAGCTGCCGATAATGGTGGATCTGGAAATGATAATTCTGGATGGAGTTCCGCTCATGGGAAGAATGCAACCTCTTCTGGTGGTGAGAGTGGATGGGGAGCAACTGGTGGTAAAAGTTGGGGTGGAAATAGTTCTAACAAAGAAAGCAATACAACAGAAGGTGGTTGGGGAGTCACAACTGGATCGGGAAATGAAACAGGTGGTACAAGTTGGGGTGGAAATAGTACTAACAAAGAGAGCAATGCAACAAAAGGTGGTTGGGGAGTCACAACTGGATCTGGAAATGAAATTGGTGGTAAAAGTTGGGGTGGAAATAGTACTAACAAAGAGAGCAATACAGCAGTAGGTAGTTGGGGAGTCATGGCTGGATCTGGAAATGAAACTGGGGGTAAAAGTTGGGGTGGTAATAGTACTAACAATGAAAGCAATACAACAGGAGGTGGTTGGGGAGTCACGGCTGGATCTGGAAATGAAACTGGTGGTAAAAGTTGGGGTGGAAATAGTACTAACAAAGAAAGCAATACAACAGAAGGTGGTTGGGGAGTCACAACTGGATCTGGAAATGAAACAGGTGGTAAAAGTTGGGGAGAAAATAGTACTAACAAAGAGAGCAATGCAGCAGTAGGTGGTTGGGGAGTCACGGCTGGATCTGGAAATGAAACTGGTGGTAAAAGTTGGGGTGGTAATAGTACTAACAATGAAAGCAATACAACAGGAG GTGGTTGGGGAGTCACAACTGGATCTGGAAATGAAACTGGTGGTAAAAGTTGGGGTGGAAATAGTACTAACAAAGAAAGCAATACAACAGGTGGTTGGGGAGTCACAACTGGATCTGGAAATCAAGATTCTGGATGGAGTTCTGGTCATTGGAAGAATGCAGCTCCTTCTGGTGGTGAGAGTGGATGGGGAGGGACTAATGGGGGAAGTGGATGGGGAGGTACTGGAGGGAGTGGGGGTAAAAGTTGGGGTGGAAGTAGTACATATGAAGAAAATAATACAGCAGAAGGCGGAGGCAGTGGCTATGGAGGCGGTGGTGGACGAGGAAGTGGACGAGGTGGTGGGGCGTGTTTCAAGTGTGGTGAATCGGGTCACATGGCTAGGGACTGCACCCAAGAGGGAGGTGGAGGGAGGGGTGGTGGTGGACGGGGAGGTGGTAGAGGTGGTGGGGCGTGCTTCAAATGTGGTGAATCAGGTCACATGGCTAGGGACTGCACCCAAGAGGGTGGTGGAGGTGGACGAGGAGGCGGAAGAGGTGGTGGGGCGTGCTTCAAGTGTGGTGAGTCGGGTCACATGTCTAGGGAATGCACCCAGAATGGTGGTGGAGGTGGAGGAGGATGGGGAGGCGGTGGACGAGGAGGCGGAAGAGGTGGTGGCGTGTGCTTCAAGTGTGGTGAGTCAGGGCACATGGCTAGGGAATGCACCCAGGAGGGTGGAGGAGGTGGAGGGAGGGGTAGTGGCGGTGGTGGAGCATGCTTCAAATGTGGCGAGTCTGGTCACATGGCTAGGGAATGCACCCAAGAGGGTGGCAGTGGCGGAGGTGGTGGAGGGAGGTATGGGGGCGGCGGCGGTGGAAACTGTTTCAAATGTGGGGAGTCTGGGCATTTTGCGAGAGAATGCCCATCCAGCACTAGTTGA